Proteins encoded within one genomic window of Gallus gallus isolate bGalGal1 chromosome 1, bGalGal1.mat.broiler.GRCg7b, whole genome shotgun sequence:
- the LOC107055553 gene encoding maestro heat-like repeat-containing protein family member 2B isoform X2, producing MEDEAWTKGLSCELSRWLSSSPSSSGEKSFLYKALGTVLGACKEVLHIQEKLLQHLEEANAEEPSEAQGMISLLSHAAESNFHTVLDTLTTFASRLCRGQKGRISRRKKMELDSRRAQATRSALIRAHGSLALRASKEQLLACLEGDIVGNILLLYSCSCRDLQNTLALLQSITDFSSAFQAAGDSACFNPSLKGKLLEILTDLLKKYCLGTPVSPVPLKVVLALEQLSKLKPSLGSKDMCDMLILCCKIIVTHPSAEMMLKIRKSQQAAQYLQLLQTSLKALGRLMVVLLETETTSGFFQNIVHRSMTSGNTWERKRALQTCSQLLAVCEERGRGDACKHFGSLVGLLVPLTCDPMPTSRQLAVTCLSSLLRIQAKATNGVIQTGDIGSLCEGLNDRSTVCQLQTSSKIARIVCRSFSLEHTIDFMMAIKDTFRKAKGMRVRAAGKWMITFLQMHGKDICRDLDLSPIIYILRSCMSSLQHSTNTPFLCQAVAILTRCHTDITIDSFFHRR from the exons ATGGAGGATGAGGCCTGGACCAAGGGCCTGAGCTGCGAGCTGAGCcggtggctgagcagctctcccagcagctctggagaaaag TCCTTCCTGtacaaggctctggggacagtgctgggagcttgtAAGGAAGTCCTCCACATCCAAGAGAAGCTCCTGCAACACCTGGAGGAAGCAAATGCAGAGGAGCCTTCTGAGGCCCAG ggaatgatctctcttctcagccatgctgctgagagcaacTTCCACACAGTCCTGGACACGCTCACCACATTTGCgtccaggctgtgcagaggccaGAAGGGAAGGATTTCCAGACGCAAGAAG atggagctggacaGTAGAAGAGCTCAGGCCACCCGCAGCGCTCTCATCCGTGCCCATGGCAGCTTGGCACTGCGTGCCTCCAAAGAACAGCTGCTTGCCTGCCTGGAGGGAGACATCGTGGgcaacatcctgctgctctacagctgcagctgccgg GACCTGCAGAACACGCTTgcgctgctgcagagcatcacagacttcagctctgccttccaagcAGCGGGTGACTCTGCCTGCTTTAACCCCTCCTTGAAGggcaagctgctggagatcctgACG GACTTGCTGAAGAAGTATTGCTTGGGCACCCCAgtctccccagtgcccctcaAGGTGGTTCTGGCCCTGGAGCAGTTGAG CAAGCTGAAGCCTTCCTTAGGAAGCAAAGACATGTGTGACATGCTGATTTTGTGCTGCAAGATTATTGTGACGCACCCTTCAGCGGAGATGATGCTGAAGATCAGGAAGTcccagcaagcagctcagtacCTGCAG cttctgcaaacaTCACTGAAAGCTCTGGGCCGGCTCATGGTGGTCCTGCTCGAGACAGAGACCACCAGTGGCTTCTTTCAGAACATAGTCCAT AGATCAATGACGTCAGGCAACACGTGGGAGCGCAAGAGGGCCCTGCAgacctgctcccagctgctggctgtttGTGAAGAGCGTGGA agaggagatgccTGCAAGCACTTTGGCTCCTTGGTGGGATTGCTGGTGCCTCTGACGTGTGACCCCATGCCCACCTCCCGCCAGTTGGCTGTCACCTGTCTGAGCTCCCTTCTCCGAATCCAAG CCAAGGCGACCAACGGAGTCATCCAGACAGGAGACATCGGGAGCCTGTGTGAGGGGCTGAATGACCGCAGCACCGTCTGTCAGCTCCAGACCTCTTCCAAAATCGCGCGG attgtATGCAGAAGCTTCTCCCTGGAACACACCATAGATTTCATGATGGCCATCAAGGACACCTTCCGGAAGGCCAAAGGAATGCGTGTGCGTGCTGCTGGGAAGTGGATGATCACCTTTCTGCAGATGCATGGAAAGGACATCTGTCGGGAT CTTGATCTTTCACCGATCATCTACATCCTGCGCAGCTGCATGTcgtccctgcagcacagcacgaACACGCCATTCCTGTGCCAGGCGGTGGCCATCCTCACCCGCTGTCACACAGACATCACAATTGACAGCTTCTTCCACAGGCGTTGA
- the LOC107055553 gene encoding maestro heat-like repeat-containing protein family member 2B isoform X1 has translation MLIPVSRCVQALAERGDLMVREIEDLDPHFLSSMFQGPLLTPQTLLARLLVVAGSPFAGSELQAAALLLMLSLHGKIHRAVGAMWAAEIPLLLQCLKGKDESFPDSAEWEQRLLEFLRASLATMEDEAWTKGLSCELSRWLSSSPSSSGEKSFLYKALGTVLGACKEVLHIQEKLLQHLEEANAEEPSEAQGMISLLSHAAESNFHTVLDTLTTFASRLCRGQKGRISRRKKMELDSRRAQATRSALIRAHGSLALRASKEQLLACLEGDIVGNILLLYSCSCRDLQNTLALLQSITDFSSAFQAAGDSACFNPSLKGKLLEILTDLLKKYCLGTPVSPVPLKVVLALEQLSKLKPSLGSKDMCDMLILCCKIIVTHPSAEMMLKIRKSQQAAQYLQLLQTSLKALGRLMVVLLETETTSGFFQNIVHRSMTSGNTWERKRALQTCSQLLAVCEERGRGDACKHFGSLVGLLVPLTCDPMPTSRQLAVTCLSSLLRIQAKATNGVIQTGDIGSLCEGLNDRSTVCQLQTSSKIARIVCRSFSLEHTIDFMMAIKDTFRKAKGMRVRAAGKWMITFLQMHGKDICRDLDLSPIIYILRSCMSSLQHSTNTPFLCQAVAILTRCHTDITIDSFFHRR, from the exons ATGCTGATCCCAGTCTCTCGCTGTGTCCAAGCactggctgagagaggggacctGATGGTGCGGGAGATAGAAGACCTGGAtccccatttcctcagctccatGTTTCAAG GCCCACTGCTGActccccagacactgctggcacGCCTGCTG GTGGTGGCAGGGAGCCCTTTTGCAGGCAGCGAACTCCAGGCCGCTGCCTTGCTCCTCATGCTGAGCCTCCACGGCAAaatccacagagctgtgggggccaTGTGGGCTGCTGAgatccccctgctgctgcagtgcctcaaaG ggaaagatGAGAGCTTCCCGGACTCTGCAGAGTGGGAGCAGCGCCTCCTAGAG TTCCTGAGGGCGTCATTGGCTACCATGGAGGATGAGGCCTGGACCAAGGGCCTGAGCTGCGAGCTGAGCcggtggctgagcagctctcccagcagctctggagaaaag TCCTTCCTGtacaaggctctggggacagtgctgggagcttgtAAGGAAGTCCTCCACATCCAAGAGAAGCTCCTGCAACACCTGGAGGAAGCAAATGCAGAGGAGCCTTCTGAGGCCCAG ggaatgatctctcttctcagccatgctgctgagagcaacTTCCACACAGTCCTGGACACGCTCACCACATTTGCgtccaggctgtgcagaggccaGAAGGGAAGGATTTCCAGACGCAAGAAG atggagctggacaGTAGAAGAGCTCAGGCCACCCGCAGCGCTCTCATCCGTGCCCATGGCAGCTTGGCACTGCGTGCCTCCAAAGAACAGCTGCTTGCCTGCCTGGAGGGAGACATCGTGGgcaacatcctgctgctctacagctgcagctgccgg GACCTGCAGAACACGCTTgcgctgctgcagagcatcacagacttcagctctgccttccaagcAGCGGGTGACTCTGCCTGCTTTAACCCCTCCTTGAAGggcaagctgctggagatcctgACG GACTTGCTGAAGAAGTATTGCTTGGGCACCCCAgtctccccagtgcccctcaAGGTGGTTCTGGCCCTGGAGCAGTTGAG CAAGCTGAAGCCTTCCTTAGGAAGCAAAGACATGTGTGACATGCTGATTTTGTGCTGCAAGATTATTGTGACGCACCCTTCAGCGGAGATGATGCTGAAGATCAGGAAGTcccagcaagcagctcagtacCTGCAG cttctgcaaacaTCACTGAAAGCTCTGGGCCGGCTCATGGTGGTCCTGCTCGAGACAGAGACCACCAGTGGCTTCTTTCAGAACATAGTCCAT AGATCAATGACGTCAGGCAACACGTGGGAGCGCAAGAGGGCCCTGCAgacctgctcccagctgctggctgtttGTGAAGAGCGTGGA agaggagatgccTGCAAGCACTTTGGCTCCTTGGTGGGATTGCTGGTGCCTCTGACGTGTGACCCCATGCCCACCTCCCGCCAGTTGGCTGTCACCTGTCTGAGCTCCCTTCTCCGAATCCAAG CCAAGGCGACCAACGGAGTCATCCAGACAGGAGACATCGGGAGCCTGTGTGAGGGGCTGAATGACCGCAGCACCGTCTGTCAGCTCCAGACCTCTTCCAAAATCGCGCGG attgtATGCAGAAGCTTCTCCCTGGAACACACCATAGATTTCATGATGGCCATCAAGGACACCTTCCGGAAGGCCAAAGGAATGCGTGTGCGTGCTGCTGGGAAGTGGATGATCACCTTTCTGCAGATGCATGGAAAGGACATCTGTCGGGAT CTTGATCTTTCACCGATCATCTACATCCTGCGCAGCTGCATGTcgtccctgcagcacagcacgaACACGCCATTCCTGTGCCAGGCGGTGGCCATCCTCACCCGCTGTCACACAGACATCACAATTGACAGCTTCTTCCACAGGCGTTGA